The Magnolia sinica isolate HGM2019 chromosome 10, MsV1, whole genome shotgun sequence genome includes a window with the following:
- the LOC131217450 gene encoding classical arabinogalactan protein 9-like, with the protein MPPRRGTQGRGTHEVPIHPVPPVEPVVSAPLVAPVPPPIPPPQSTILVTEAPTPSAAPVPPPEASAAPAFPTVPIGVEHFHQLMQLVATVLQTRQPATAEVSVHSDLPRASAIAREFRQHDPSRFSGDPDPSAVEAWCTEVVKIFDTIQYPADQRPCGRALFRDIRPGLSSGTSL; encoded by the exons ATGCCACCTAGGCGTGGCACCCAAGGTCGCGGCACCCATG AGGTCCCGATCCATCCTGTTCCTCCAGTCGAGCCTGTAGTGTCAGCTCCTTTAGTAGCTCCAGTTCCTCCACCGATCCCCCCTCCTCAGTCTACTATTCTAGTTACTGAGGCTCCTACCCCGTCGGCCGCACCCGTGCCTCCACCTGAGGCGAGTGCTGCCCCTGCttttccgacagtacctataggagtcGAGCATTTTCACCagctgatgcagcttgttgccactgTGTTGCAAACCCGTCAGCCTgctaccgctgaggtttctgTGCATTCTGACCTAccgcgtgctagtgcgatagctcgagagttccggcagcatgatcccTCGAGGTTTAGTGGTGATCCTGACCCTTCTGCTGTCGAGGCTTGGTGCACTGAGGTTGtgaagatttttgacactattcaaTATCCTGCGGATCAGAGA CCATGTGGTAGGGCATTATTTAGAGACATTCGACCAGGTCTTTCATCGGGCactagtttatga